In Nitrosophilus alvini, the following are encoded in one genomic region:
- a CDS encoding molybdopterin-dependent oxidoreductase — MNSKRRNFLKFSGATAALVASQGSLFAKTGAMKIENGKENYPNTTYTEQMYRNEFGFTYGKKDEHGFAYHCVNCQGNCAWEIWSNNGVVTRENQSARYPRINAKIPDFNPRGCNKGVQHSQVMYEKDRILYPMKRVGERGEGKWKRISWDEAATEVAQKIWDVMTDPEKGPDKLMVHAGTGLLTEGRRGAPLRFSTQLGAYRIYPASYLGDMFTGAAVAYGEGNVGCTYDFMYQVDTAVFWGANPSVSRIPDAHFVWEGKYNGAKIIVITPEFNASARAADLWIPIKPGTDNILAMSVIYEILNNKLYKPGFMKIYTDLPFLVRLDNQKLLRRSDMEHAHNEEEHEKYEEQFYTWNRKTEKIALMPGSEGSDHKTLKIDEFGIDPALEGEWEVTLHSGKRVKVTTVFELLKKNAKRFAPEKTKDITGVHPDTVRILAEEIAKPKVVEITTGFSLNKYFNGILSIWNIASICGLTGRLGPYGGLNTENEFQLSGLGALSGFGNKYKPRFGSGFVGEFVFGDGMKTFKEYFSDEDVKRAQNGMSKNEYIKLIDAMLKDGKDGKKSGVKPWWTPEVAIIVADSKFRRNKGSEYRKAFLNKTKFWVYIDYRMAEQAMYADILLPAKSHYEVYDIRTSPGYHRFTNLAQPVANMKPIGEAMDEWSMFALIAKKLEEIANRPENKAKAKVPDSKKYTRDGYRDLANFYKEYTNTDEESEADMEPYLGTDKLAVQAALEKCEQYEPWTMEKMYKAGGFLQLNEKAAKMSPLYADRPYNSGEYMLYKMEPFETLTGRQTFYVDHPLWIRLGANVNTGMEGIKPQTDKYPFTLMTPHARWSIHSNWKTSRTLQRLQRGVPYVQINKEIAKLKGVKDGDTIRVFNKIGEFYAMAKVSSSAPLDAVVMEHGWEPYQYLYNKGHNDVVPTALNLLEMADGWGHLKFGGLWDGNQYAYDGAVDFEKSDKTY; from the coding sequence ATGAACAGCAAAAGAAGAAATTTTCTTAAATTTTCAGGAGCTACGGCTGCTCTTGTGGCAAGTCAGGGAAGCCTTTTTGCTAAAACAGGGGCAATGAAAATAGAAAACGGCAAAGAGAACTATCCCAATACCACGTATACGGAGCAGATGTACAGAAACGAGTTTGGCTTTACGTACGGCAAAAAAGATGAGCATGGATTTGCCTATCACTGTGTAAACTGCCAGGGTAACTGTGCATGGGAGATCTGGTCAAACAACGGCGTGGTAACCAGAGAGAATCAGAGTGCGAGATATCCCAGAATAAATGCAAAAATTCCCGATTTCAACCCCAGAGGCTGTAATAAAGGTGTTCAGCACTCACAGGTAATGTATGAAAAAGACAGAATACTCTATCCTATGAAAAGAGTAGGAGAAAGAGGCGAAGGAAAATGGAAGAGAATCTCCTGGGATGAAGCTGCAACGGAAGTTGCACAAAAAATATGGGATGTTATGACAGACCCTGAAAAAGGACCCGACAAACTGATGGTTCATGCAGGAACCGGTCTTCTTACAGAAGGCAGAAGAGGTGCGCCTCTTAGGTTTTCCACTCAGCTGGGAGCATATAGAATATATCCGGCTTCATATCTTGGGGATATGTTTACAGGGGCTGCTGTTGCATATGGCGAAGGGAACGTAGGATGTACATACGACTTTATGTATCAGGTTGATACTGCGGTATTCTGGGGTGCAAATCCTTCTGTTTCAAGAATTCCCGATGCCCACTTTGTATGGGAAGGGAAGTATAACGGTGCAAAAATCATTGTTATTACTCCAGAATTCAACGCATCTGCAAGGGCTGCAGACCTGTGGATACCTATAAAGCCGGGTACAGATAATATTCTTGCAATGAGTGTTATTTATGAAATTTTAAATAACAAGCTCTATAAACCGGGATTTATGAAGATATATACAGACCTTCCTTTTCTTGTGAGGCTTGACAATCAGAAACTTCTTAGAAGAAGCGATATGGAGCATGCCCACAATGAAGAGGAACATGAAAAATATGAAGAGCAGTTTTACACATGGAACAGAAAAACAGAGAAAATTGCTCTTATGCCCGGCAGCGAAGGAAGTGATCATAAAACACTCAAAATCGACGAATTCGGAATCGACCCTGCCCTTGAAGGGGAGTGGGAAGTAACACTTCATAGCGGAAAGAGAGTTAAAGTTACAACCGTTTTCGAACTTCTTAAAAAGAATGCCAAAAGATTTGCACCTGAAAAAACGAAAGATATAACAGGTGTTCATCCAGATACTGTAAGGATTCTTGCAGAAGAGATTGCAAAACCGAAAGTTGTAGAAATAACTACCGGATTTTCTTTGAACAAATATTTCAACGGAATACTTTCAATATGGAACATTGCTTCTATATGCGGGCTTACAGGAAGACTGGGACCGTATGGGGGCCTGAATACCGAAAACGAATTTCAGCTCAGTGGACTTGGTGCTCTGAGTGGTTTTGGAAACAAATATAAGCCCAGATTTGGTTCGGGGTTTGTCGGCGAGTTTGTTTTCGGCGATGGAATGAAGACATTCAAAGAGTATTTCAGTGACGAAGATGTAAAAAGAGCTCAAAACGGTATGAGCAAAAATGAATATATAAAGTTAATAGATGCAATGCTCAAAGATGGAAAAGACGGCAAAAAAAGCGGCGTAAAACCATGGTGGACACCCGAGGTGGCCATTATAGTAGCCGATTCCAAATTTAGAAGAAATAAAGGAAGTGAATACAGAAAAGCTTTTCTTAACAAAACAAAATTCTGGGTGTATATAGACTACAGAATGGCAGAACAGGCGATGTATGCAGATATCCTTCTACCTGCAAAATCCCATTATGAAGTCTATGACATAAGAACAAGCCCAGGATATCACAGATTTACAAACCTTGCCCAGCCTGTAGCAAACATGAAGCCTATCGGTGAAGCTATGGATGAGTGGAGTATGTTTGCACTCATTGCCAAAAAGCTTGAAGAGATAGCTAACAGGCCGGAAAACAAAGCCAAAGCAAAAGTTCCCGACAGCAAGAAATACACAAGAGACGGATACAGGGACCTGGCTAATTTTTATAAAGAGTATACCAATACGGACGAAGAGTCAGAAGCGGATATGGAGCCGTATCTTGGAACAGACAAACTTGCAGTTCAGGCTGCTCTTGAGAAGTGTGAGCAGTATGAACCCTGGACAATGGAGAAGATGTACAAAGCCGGCGGATTTTTGCAGTTGAATGAAAAAGCGGCAAAAATGTCTCCTCTTTATGCGGACAGACCATACAATTCGGGTGAGTATATGCTCTATAAAATGGAGCCGTTCGAGACTCTTACGGGAAGACAGACCTTCTATGTGGATCACCCGTTGTGGATAAGACTCGGTGCAAATGTAAATACAGGTATGGAGGGCATCAAACCTCAGACAGACAAATATCCGTTTACTCTGATGACGCCGCATGCCAGATGGTCTATACATTCAAACTGGAAAACAAGCAGGACGCTTCAGAGACTACAAAGAGGTGTGCCTTATGTACAGATAAACAAAGAGATTGCCAAACTAAAAGGCGTAAAAGACGGAGATACGATAAGAGTTTTCAACAAAATAGGCGAATTTTACGCCATGGCAAAAGTGAGTTCATCCGCACCTCTGGATGCAGTTGTTATGGAACACGGATGGGAGCCTTATCAATATCTATACAATAAAGGTCATAACGACGTAGTACCTACGGCGCTTAATCTGCTTGAGATGGCGGACGGATGGGGACATCTGAAGTTCGGGGGCCTTTGGGACGGTAACCAGTATGCGTATGACGGCGCAGTAGATTTTGAAAAATCAGATAAAACGTATTAA
- a CDS encoding sulfurtransferase: protein MKRLFQALLITAVLIGTNLLAKDDRILIEAEEAVKLIGKPGVMFVSGDDDTAFENGHIKGSVSMYAHHLHHADIMGNMHCAPLFMCPEDAQKYIGAHGIDNDTIVIAYDNFRGPNATGVYTYFKSFGHEKVYILNGGMEAIKKVDPNQQKYNALKKKYKKAKKAARKAKKAGNKDEYKKLKAEANRYKKELKKLEKKLLIVKGAKKVDLGHHLHAVLAPEADIKPKKYHIDMKKIRYDIIAGKDEVYKAMKDILEKGEKSKYVIIDTRGMIEIIGERKLDNVARGGHIPGAKFIEWKNITDFKNKKSFKPLEELQKVFDKYGVKKDQTIYAYCHVGAGRSTEIITALELLGYKNIKVYTGSWDEWGNDMNLPIRR from the coding sequence ATGAAGAGATTGTTTCAGGCACTGTTGATAACAGCCGTGCTGATAGGTACGAATCTTCTTGCAAAAGATGATCGTATCCTTATAGAAGCAGAGGAGGCTGTCAAGCTAATAGGCAAGCCGGGTGTTATGTTTGTGAGTGGAGATGATGATACTGCTTTTGAGAACGGCCACATAAAAGGGTCTGTCAGTATGTATGCTCATCATCTGCATCATGCGGATATAATGGGCAATATGCACTGTGCTCCGCTTTTTATGTGTCCCGAGGATGCGCAAAAATATATTGGTGCACACGGCATTGACAACGATACTATTGTCATAGCCTATGACAATTTCAGGGGTCCCAACGCTACCGGGGTATATACATACTTCAAAAGTTTCGGGCATGAGAAGGTATATATTCTTAATGGAGGAATGGAGGCAATTAAAAAAGTTGATCCAAATCAGCAGAAATACAATGCTTTGAAGAAAAAGTACAAAAAGGCTAAAAAAGCGGCTAGAAAAGCTAAGAAAGCCGGAAATAAGGATGAATACAAAAAGCTTAAAGCCGAAGCAAACAGATACAAAAAAGAGCTCAAAAAACTTGAAAAAAAACTTCTTATAGTAAAAGGTGCAAAAAAAGTTGATCTTGGCCACCATTTACATGCGGTTCTTGCTCCCGAAGCGGATATAAAACCTAAAAAGTATCATATAGATATGAAAAAAATAAGATATGACATTATTGCCGGAAAAGATGAAGTATATAAAGCTATGAAAGATATTCTTGAAAAAGGTGAGAAGAGCAAGTATGTCATTATAGATACAAGAGGAATGATAGAAATTATAGGTGAAAGAAAACTCGACAATGTTGCAAGAGGCGGGCATATTCCCGGAGCAAAATTTATCGAGTGGAAAAATATAACGGATTTCAAAAACAAGAAGAGTTTCAAACCCCTTGAGGAGTTGCAGAAAGTTTTTGACAAATACGGAGTCAAAAAAGACCAGACCATATATGCATACTGCCATGTGGGTGCAGGAAGAAGTACGGAAATCATCACCGCTCTTGAGCTTTTGGGATATAAAAATATAAAAGTCTATACCGGAAGCTGGGATGAGTGGGGAAATGATATGAATCTACCTATAAGAAGATAA
- a CDS encoding 4Fe-4S dicluster domain-containing protein: MSKRQLAMVMDLNKCIGCQTCTVACKTQWTNRNGREYMYWNNVETYPGDGYPKKWMELGGGFDAAGDLQPGIVPNIESDYGVPWDYNYDSLAEQNLIAGGMTPGLHPDTTPTWGPNWDEDQGDGDFPNDNYFFYLPRICNHCSNPGCLSACPRDAIFKREEDGVVLVDLDRCQGYRYCIAGCPYKKIYFNPKISKSEKCILCFPRIEQGLPPACAQQCVGRIRFVGFLDDEESQVYKLVHKYKVALPLRPDYGTQPNVYYVPPTEAPPKFDSEGKIIEGSNRIPIEELEKLFGPAVHDAIKTIKAEKEKRKKTGESELMDILIAYQHSDMFRLDNHYYQEVAKAKGMKPLAPVDERYIQGKHTKISHFKVHS; encoded by the coding sequence ATGTCAAAAAGACAATTAGCAATGGTTATGGACCTTAACAAATGTATCGGGTGCCAGACATGTACTGTTGCATGTAAAACACAGTGGACAAACAGAAACGGCCGTGAGTACATGTACTGGAACAACGTAGAAACTTATCCGGGAGACGGATATCCCAAAAAATGGATGGAACTTGGTGGCGGTTTTGATGCTGCAGGTGATCTGCAGCCGGGAATCGTCCCAAATATCGAATCTGATTACGGAGTGCCGTGGGATTACAACTACGACTCTCTCGCAGAACAAAACTTGATAGCCGGCGGGATGACACCGGGTCTTCATCCGGACACAACTCCCACATGGGGACCCAACTGGGATGAAGATCAGGGAGACGGGGACTTTCCGAACGACAACTACTTTTTCTATCTTCCACGGATTTGCAATCACTGTTCAAATCCCGGATGTCTGAGTGCATGTCCAAGAGATGCGATATTTAAAAGAGAAGAGGACGGTGTTGTTCTTGTTGATCTGGACAGATGCCAGGGATACAGATACTGTATAGCGGGATGTCCGTATAAAAAGATATATTTCAACCCAAAAATCAGTAAGAGTGAAAAATGTATCCTCTGCTTTCCAAGAATCGAACAGGGTCTTCCTCCCGCATGTGCCCAGCAGTGTGTGGGAAGAATCAGGTTTGTAGGATTTTTAGATGATGAAGAGAGCCAGGTATACAAACTTGTTCACAAATACAAAGTAGCTCTTCCTTTGAGGCCTGATTACGGTACACAGCCAAATGTATATTATGTTCCTCCTACAGAAGCTCCTCCGAAATTTGACAGTGAAGGGAAAATAATCGAAGGAAGCAACAGGATTCCTATAGAGGAACTTGAAAAACTTTTCGGACCGGCGGTTCATGATGCTATAAAAACTATAAAAGCAGAGAAAGAGAAGAGAAAAAAGACGGGAGAGAGCGAGTTGATGGATATTCTTATAGCCTATCAGCATTCAGATATGTTCAGGCTTGATAACCATTACTATCAGGAAGTTGCAAAAGCCAAGGGCATGAAGCCTCTGGCGCCTGTAGATGAAAGATATATTCAGGGCAAACATACAAAAATCTCACATTTCAAGGTGCACTCATGA